The Chitinivibrionales bacterium genome segment TTCTCCTTTTTCTTCGCTTTTTCTTTTTATCCGTGTCATTTTCAATATCTTCGGAATTATCTTCGGTATTAGACTGATTTTCCACACTTGCCAGCCCCTTTTCTTCCGAAGCTTGTTCCATCTGCCCCTGAGGCATTGATTGCTGGGTCGAATCTTTCGGTGCCGGCTTCCATTCGACAATTTCTTTTGTTAACCACTCGGAAGTCGGATCGATTATCCTGATTCGTGCCTTGATACTGTCGTTCCATACGCTCTGGGAGATTCCCAATTGAGAAGCAAGCTCCATTGCTTCATAATACTTGGGCAGCGCAGCATCCATAGCCTCAAGACGTTTCTCCTCAAGAAGCTCTTTGTAAGCACGCTTTTCTTCATCGGACAAGCCCCGCGGAATAGGAGAATTAGCAAACAACTCACCAACTTCTTCAAAGAGCCGCCCTCTCCGATATCCCATTTCCATGAATCTGTTTATTGAGGAATCAACATAGGAACCGGAAATATTCTGTTCATGGGCCTTCTCAATATTCCACTGATATTTTTCTGCTGCCTTGACATAGTATTTTTCCAATTTCATGATAATTTTTATTTGAGCAGCAATCTTCTCGTCCGCCCGGCGGGTGAATATTTTCTGGTTCTTTTCCGCATCGGCGAAATCAATAAACAGTTCACCAATCTGATACGTAGAACGAAGCACCCACTCCTCAACACCGGTTCCAACAGCTTTTGCATACTGCTTGAGAGCCTTTTCAAGAACTTTGGCCTTTTCTTTTATTGCCTTTTTCACATCACGCTCACGGGAACCGGTCAGTTGAATGCCATTAAACTCTTTGGAATAAATATCTCCAAGCCGATAATGAGCGCGGGCAATACTTCCTACGCTGAAATCACCCTTGTCTTTGAATTTGTCGTAAAGTGCAGTTGCACTTAAATAGCTGTTTTCAGCATTTTTCATCTCTCCCAGCTTGAAATAGGCATCGCCAGCATTGATTAATGCCTCTATCTGCTTGCCCTTGTTTGAGAACTTCTTTGCAAAATCAGAAAACGCTTCGGCGGCTGCACTATAGTTACCTGCCTTCTCATGGCAAATACCGATAGAAAAACTCGCGTCTTCAGAAAATTCCGACTTAGGATACTTTTCTGCAAGAATATGATAAGCCTTGATTGCCCGACCGTAAAGTTTTCCCTTTTCCAGAATCAAGGCACCCTTATAGAGCGCCTGCGGAGTTTTGGGGTCATCGGCATACCGCTCAAATACAATCTCATACATTTTTCCAGCCATATCATGATTGTCGATTTTCTCGTAACATTCCGATGCACTCGCCAGCGTTGGTATAGCAAATTCTGCGTTGGTAATGGTATTGGCGGCCTTTAGGTATACATTTGCGGCGAGTTCCCATTTTTCCTGTTTTTCGTAATTTGATGCAGCCCGCACAAATGCTTTTTCCCGAAGAGTCGATTTGGGGAATTTAACCGGAAGCTCTTCAAAAGTTGCCGCAGCAAGCTCATTACTTTTTGCTTCCTCATAGCAAACCGCAGCTTCAAACCACCCACGATCAGCGACTTTACTCTTTGGAAATTCACTTAAAATCGACTTATAAACATCAGCCGCTCCCATGTAATTACCGGCCTTTTCCATCTCTTCGGCTTTCTGATATATTGTTGCTGCGCCAAGATCGATAACTTCCTGGTAATCCTTTGTTTTGGGATCGGTCCGAGACAGAAGTTCTTTATACTTTCTCAATGCCAGATCATATTCGCCGGAACTCGCATAGCTCTTCGCAAGCATTCTGAAAGACTTGTCGGCAAACTTCGATGTTGCATAAGTATCGATTATAAATTTAAAATCGGCAATTGCCTTATCATATGCTTTGGCCATATAATGGATATTTCCACCCAAATACGCCACTTCAGCCGCATTACTGCTTCCAGGAAACAATTTTTGGTATTCACTGATAAACTGAAGCATCTTCTGCGTTTCCGGCAAAGCGTAGGCCTGACCATCACTCAGCCCATCCATAGCAATCTTCTTCTTTCTTAACCTGTCTAAAGCCGCGATAGCATTATATCCTGCGTCAGCCTGAGAAATGGCTTTGGCGCCCCCCTTTTCAGCTTCCATTCTCGCTTTCTCATATTCCTTGGGGTCATCATATAAAAGACTGTCGACATCAATCCGGTATTCTGGATATTTCGACAAATCTTCGGTGGCAACATACCAGTAATAATCAACAGCATTTCCAAACTCCTGAAGACTATTGTATACTTCTGCACAATTGTACTTATACTCGTAGACTTTCCACTTATCATCAGGAAATTTCTTGAAGAATTCTTCATACCTGGCAAGGGCTTTTTCATAAAGAGACTTATCTTTTTTCTGCTGCGCTTCGGAATGATAGTACAAGCAGATATTACCAAGAGCCTTTTTGACATGCCCCCGGGCTTTATCGATAATCACCCGTTCATTTGAATTTTTTGAATACCATTCACTTCCGGGCTGATAATAATCAACCAGTTTCTCCCGTTCCTGATTGGCCCGTTCATGCTCCTTTTTAACAACATAACATTCAATCAGCTTATGCTGTGCAATAGGAGCATCTTTGTAGTAAGGATAATTTTTCAGCGCTGTCTGAAGAGCAATAATAGCGTCATCGAACTGGCCATGGTCTCTGTTTTTCATACCTATGGTATAAATAATGTAATCTTCATAAGGTCTGCTGCCGATTTTTTTAAAGAATTGGATAGCTTCAGTGGCTCCGTTCGGCATATCTGAGAAAGAAATGGCCATAAACTCGAGCGCCTCACCACGAAATTCCTGTTTGACATACTCTCCGGCATCACATCGTTCGACATATTCAAAAAAGAGCTGAACCGCTTTATCGAACTCGGCCATATTGTAATACAATTCGGCTTTTCGGTAATGGGCCATCTCCCACACTTCAATTTTAACTTCCTCTTTCTTAACCTTTTCAAAGCATTTCAAAGCCTTTGAATTGTGCTGGTTCATATAAGCAAAATCGCCAAGACGGAACCATGCAGCAGAGGCACGAATACTATTAGGTGTATTTTCCACGATTTGTCTGAAATGATGCTCGGATTTATCGAGCTCACCGGCCAGAAGGAGAATATTACCTATTTGATAGTTTGCCTCATCGGTTTTCTTGAATTGAGGATACTTTTCAACTAACTGACCATACATGTCGAGAGCCTCTGAATAATCGGGAATTGGGTTTACGGGTTGGTCTCCACGAGCGCCGCTTGATTCCCACCGATCCATGGCTTCTTCGTACTCTCTTCTATTTACGATATACCTGTCACGAGCACGGTCATAGTACATCGTAGCCAATTCAAACATGATATCGGCACACCGTTCGCTCTTCTTGTCGGCACACTGTTTGGCAAGAAGTCCTTCAAACCGTGTGATATTCTGTTCAAGCGTCCCCTTATCAACACGCTTGCTGGTTTGAGACCGCTGAGCGTTGTTTTGCATCTTGAACTTCTGCTCCTGAAGCTTCCTCAGCTTTTCTTGCAGTTCTCTCTTTTTTCTTTCTACATCTCTTTGGGCAAATGTAGGACTCGAAGCACCAAGCATGAATGTGAAACATGCGGTGAGGACAATGATTACTGTAGATCTTTTTTGTAGGAACATGG includes the following:
- a CDS encoding tetratricopeptide repeat protein, which encodes MFLQKRSTVIIVLTACFTFMLGASSPTFAQRDVERKKRELQEKLRKLQEQKFKMQNNAQRSQTSKRVDKGTLEQNITRFEGLLAKQCADKKSERCADIMFELATMYYDRARDRYIVNRREYEEAMDRWESSGARGDQPVNPIPDYSEALDMYGQLVEKYPQFKKTDEANYQIGNILLLAGELDKSEHHFRQIVENTPNSIRASAAWFRLGDFAYMNQHNSKALKCFEKVKKEEVKIEVWEMAHYRKAELYYNMAEFDKAVQLFFEYVERCDAGEYVKQEFRGEALEFMAISFSDMPNGATEAIQFFKKIGSRPYEDYIIYTIGMKNRDHGQFDDAIIALQTALKNYPYYKDAPIAQHKLIECYVVKKEHERANQEREKLVDYYQPGSEWYSKNSNERVIIDKARGHVKKALGNICLYYHSEAQQKKDKSLYEKALARYEEFFKKFPDDKWKVYEYKYNCAEVYNSLQEFGNAVDYYWYVATEDLSKYPEYRIDVDSLLYDDPKEYEKARMEAEKGGAKAISQADAGYNAIAALDRLRKKKIAMDGLSDGQAYALPETQKMLQFISEYQKLFPGSSNAAEVAYLGGNIHYMAKAYDKAIADFKFIIDTYATSKFADKSFRMLAKSYASSGEYDLALRKYKELLSRTDPKTKDYQEVIDLGAATIYQKAEEMEKAGNYMGAADVYKSILSEFPKSKVADRGWFEAAVCYEEAKSNELAAATFEELPVKFPKSTLREKAFVRAASNYEKQEKWELAANVYLKAANTITNAEFAIPTLASASECYEKIDNHDMAGKMYEIVFERYADDPKTPQALYKGALILEKGKLYGRAIKAYHILAEKYPKSEFSEDASFSIGICHEKAGNYSAAAEAFSDFAKKFSNKGKQIEALINAGDAYFKLGEMKNAENSYLSATALYDKFKDKGDFSVGSIARAHYRLGDIYSKEFNGIQLTGSRERDVKKAIKEKAKVLEKALKQYAKAVGTGVEEWVLRSTYQIGELFIDFADAEKNQKIFTRRADEKIAAQIKIIMKLEKYYVKAAEKYQWNIEKAHEQNISGSYVDSSINRFMEMGYRRGRLFEEVGELFANSPIPRGLSDEEKRAYKELLEEKRLEAMDAALPKYYEAMELASQLGISQSVWNDSIKARIRIIDPTSEWLTKEIVEWKPAPKDSTQQSMPQGQMEQASEEKGLASVENQSNTEDNSEDIENDTDKKKKRRKRRKRR